A stretch of DNA from Candidatus Polarisedimenticolia bacterium:
GATCGGAAATACGTTGAGGCGATAGTAGAGGTCCGCCCGGAAGCGCTCGTCGCTCACGGCCTGCTGGAGGTCGCGATTCGTGGCCGCGATCAGCCGCACATCGACCTTCAGCGTCTGCGCCCCGCCGACCCGCTCGAACTCGCCCTCTTGCAATACGCGCAGGAGCTTCGCCTGCAGCTCCAGCGGAAGATCGCCGATCTCATCGAGGAAAAGCGTGCCCCCGTTGGCAAGCTCGAATCGGCCTATCTTGCGCGTGAGCGCGCCGGTGAACGCTCCCTTCTCGTGGCCGAAGATCTCGCTTTCGATCACCCCGCCCGGGAGGGCGGCGCAATTCACCTTCACCAGGATCTTGTCCTTTCGCCGGCTCAGAGCATGAATGGCGCGGACGATCAGCTCCTTTCCAGTGCCCGTCTCGCCGGTGACCAGAACCGTGGAATCGGTCCGGGCCACCTTGCGTACCTTCGCGAGCGCCCCGAGGATGGCCGGAGACTCGCCGACCACATCGCCGAACGCGGCCTCCGCCCGAACCTCCTCCTGGAGGTAAAGATTCTCCTCCTCGAGGCGCGCCTTGAGGGCGGCGATCTCCTCGTAAGCCAGCAAGTTTTCGATGGCGAGCGCCACCTGCTCGCCAATCGCTGCGAGCAGCGAGGCCTCCGGCTGGCCGTACCGACCGGGCACGCGGCTCCCCACGTTGAGCGTTCCGAGAATCCTCCTCTTGCTCGCCAGGGGGACCGAGACCGCGGAGCGGATCCCCTCCTTAAGCAGCGGACCGTGCTCGACGAATGGGGGCGCATCCTGCAGGTCCGTCGTGACGATGGGCTCGCGATGATCGAGGATCCAGCCCGCGCGGCTCTGCTGCCGGGGCCACTCGGTCCCAACCGGAATGATGGGAGGCGAGGGCTCGGGGCCCACCACGCCCAGCACCTTGAAGACGTCCTTGAGGGGATCGTGGAGGACGAGCGCAGCGCGGTCGAACGGGATCGCCCTCCTGAGCGACGTCGCAGTCGCGGAGAACAGGGATTCTCTGTCGAGACAAGTGACGATGGCGTTGTTGACTTCGAGCAGCACACGCAGGCGCTCCTCGGAGTCTCGCAGCTCACGAGTTCGGGATTCAACGAGCCCCTGTAGATTCGCGGTCAGGGATCGAAGCTCCCCGGACTGGCGCCTCAGCTCGATCTCGGAAATCGTGGAAGTCGCGAGGACCCGGAGAATTCCGATGTCCTCCTCCGTCCAGTCGTG
This window harbors:
- a CDS encoding sigma 54-interacting transcriptional regulator, coding for MRNPKMPLPARVSPARDSLSNEFPRPKDKLLEVIQNEARLEALRRTSLLDSPPEEAFDRLTRLATAVLRVPVAIVSLVDSDRQFFKSQCGMSEPLASLRQTPLTHSFCKHAVALREPLIVPDARLDPNFVHNPAISELGLIAYAGIPLISPEGHALGSFCVLDGQPHDWTEEDIGILRVLATSTISEIELRRQSGELRSLTANLQGLVESRTRELRDSEERLRVLLEVNNAIVTCLDRESLFSATATSLRRAIPFDRAALVLHDPLKDVFKVLGVVGPEPSPPIIPVGTEWPRQQSRAGWILDHREPIVTTDLQDAPPFVEHGPLLKEGIRSAVSVPLASKRRILGTLNVGSRVPGRYGQPEASLLAAIGEQVALAIENLLAYEEIAALKARLEEENLYLQEEVRAEAAFGDVVGESPAILGALAKVRKVARTDSTVLVTGETGTGKELIVRAIHALSRRKDKILVKVNCAALPGGVIESEIFGHEKGAFTGALTRKIGRFELANGGTLFLDEIGDLPLELQAKLLRVLQEGEFERVGGAQTLKVDVRLIAATNRDLQQAVSDERFRADLYYRLNVFPIVIPPLRERPKDIPHLARHFAMLCASKMGKRVGRLSADVLDRMSAYAWPGNVRELQNVIERAVILSPKGRFELGDIAAAPPGRNPEQKLRSLEDVERQHIVAVLEETRWRISGERGAAKILGLKRTTLEARMKKLGILRRP